GTGCTATTATAGTATTTTTTACCCTGTTAATCTCATCTTCTATCATTTTTTTCTTTTGCAGAAACTTTTCATATCTTTGCTGTGATATAAGCCCAATCTTGTAGCCAATTTCAGTAAGACGAAGGTCTGCATTGTCCTGCCTCAAAATTAGTCTGTATTCTGCTCTTGATGTCATAATTCTATAAGGTTCATTTGTCCCTTTTGTCACAAGGTCGTCTATCAGCACTCCAATGTAAGCCTGTGACCTGTCCAAAATGAGCATTTCTTTGCCTTTGACATACATTGCAGCGTTAATACCTGCAATTATTCCCTGAGCAGCAGCCTCTTCGTACCCTGATGTCCCATTTATCTGCCCTGCAGAAAAAAGTCCTTTAATTTTTTTAAACTGCAGTGTAGGCTCAAGCTGAAGTGGATTTATACAATCGTACTCTATTGCATATGCTGGTCGCATTATCTTGACATTTTCAAGACCTATTACACTTCTGTACATTTTTACTTGGACATCTTCTGGCAAAGATGTTGACATACCTTGTACATACATCTCGTCTGTGTCAATACCTGTAGGTTCAATAAACACCTGATGTCTTGGTTTGTCTGCAAACCTTACAATTTTATCTTCAATCGAAGGACAGTATCTTGGTCCCACCCCAGAAATAAGACCTGTAAAAAGTGGTGCCCTGTGAAGGTTTTCTCTTATTATTCTATGAGTTTCCTCTGTTGTGTATGTCAAATAGCAAGGCACTTGTTCAATATTGAAATTATCTTCATTTTCAAAAGAAAAGGGCAAAGGCTTTTCGTCTCCTGGCTGAATCTGCATCTTTGAAAAGTCCAATGACCTTCTGTGAACACGCGCAGGTGTGCCAGTTTTAAACCTCATCATCTCAATCCCAAGTTTTTTGAGATTTTCTGTCAAGTACCTTGCTGGATGCATACCGTCAGGACCACTATCAAAAACAGTTTCACCTACAATTACTCTTCCACCAAGAAAAGTACCTGTAGCAAGTACAACAGCTTTTGCTAAAAAAACTGCGCCTGTTGTTATTTTCACACCCTTTACACGTCCATCTTCAACTAAAACCTCACACACCTCTGCTTGCCTTATGTCAAGGTTTTCTTGATTTTCAAGCACTCTTTTCATATATAGTCTGTAGCGGCTTCTATCACACTGTGCTCGCAGTGAATACACTGCAGGACCTTTTGCCCTGTTCAGAATCCTTACCTGAATAGCTGTTGCATCTGCAGCTTTCCCCATCTCACCACCAAGCGCATCTATCTCGCGAACCAAGTGTCCTTTGCCTGTTCCTCCTATACTTGGATTGCACGGCATGTTGCCGACAGAGTCTAAGTTTATAGCAAATATTATAGTTTTTAGCCCAAGCCGGGCAGACGCAAGCGCAGCTTCTATACCTGCATGTCCAGCCCCAACCACCGCAACATCATATTCACCTGCAATAAATTCCATAATCTAAAGTTCTACCTCCCTTTTGGTTCTTTATTTTCCAATACAAAACATCGAAAAAATCCTGTCAACCATATCTTCTGTTACATTTTTCCCAGTTATTTGATAAAGACTATCAAGTGCGTTTTTAATGTCAATTGAAAGAATATCAAGAGGCACAGCATACATGTTTTCTTTTGCTGAGACTAAAAACTCCTTTGCTTTTAAAAGAAGCTCTTTGTGGCGAAGGTTTGTTATAAGTACACTATCGTGCGTTTCAATGTTTTGATTTAAAACCTCGTTTGCTATTGCCTTTTCAACAAGTTCCAAGTTCTTGTCACGCTCAACAGATATGAAAATACCCTCTTTTCCAAAAATTCTTTTAATGTCATCTTGCGATACTTTTACTTCTTTGTCTATCTTGTTTACAATAACAATAAACCTCTTGTTTTTGATAGCCTCAAAAATCTCCAAATCCTCCTGCAAAATGCCGCTTGATTCTACCATGAATAGTACAAGGTCGGCTCTTTCGATACTTTCCAATGTCTTTTTAACACCAATTTTTTCAACAATGTCCTCTGTTTTTCTTACCCCTGCAGTGTCGGCAAGGATTATTGGAACACCTTCTATGTCTAAAACTTCTTCAATCACATCTCGTGTTGTTCCTGGTATGTCTGTCACAATTGCTTTTTCCTCTTTCAATAACCTGTTTAAAAGAGAAGATTTTCCGACATTTGGTCTTCCCACTATAACTGTATAAATCCCGCTCTTTATTGCCTTTCCTGTCTCATACGATTTTATAAGTTTTTCTATTTTCGCCAGCGCAGCATCAATTGTGAACAAAATTTCATCTTTCGACACCTCATCAACCTCATGTTCAGAAAAGTCAATTGACGCTTCAATTGATGCAACCATGTTCAAAAGAAGCTGAGAAATCTCTTCAATTCTCTGGCTTAGCATTCCTTTTAACTGTTTTGCAGCGTTTTGTTGCAAAAGCCTTGTCTTTGAATTTATTATATCAATCACAGCTTCAGCTTGAGACAGGTCAATCCTGCCGTTTAAAAAGGCTCGTTTTGTAAACTCACCCGGCATGGCATGACGCGCACCACTTTTGATTGCAGCCTCTAAAATTCTTTTTAGCACAACCATGCCACCGTGGCTCTGAATCTCAACAACATCCTCACCTGTGTACGAATTGGGAGATTTAAACTTTATCAAAATTGCCTCATCGACAAACTCATCACCGTCATATACATCAACAAGTGCAGCATACCTTGTAGGAATGTCTTTTACAGTTTTGTATTTTCTACTTCTTATGAGCTTTTGTGCAATATCAAAAGCATTTTTACCTGATATTCTTACAATTCCTATTCCGCCGGTTCCAATCGGAGTTGAAATTGCAACAATGGTGTCAAACTCCATCTCTTACTTTCCCCTCTTTTACAAAACTTTTTAGAATACAAACAAAGCAGGGCAAAAGTATTTTACCCTGCTTTTCAAATCTATATCAATCTATTTTAATGTAATTACAACTTTTCTGTACGGTTCTTCCCCTTCTGAATATGTTGTGACAAACCTATGATTTTGCAAAGTGGTGTGGATTATTCTTCTTTCGTATGGAGTCATAGGTCTTAGTTTAATACTTTTTTTACTTTTTGCCACTTTGTCTGCAAGCGACAGTGCAAGTCTTCTTAGTCGCTCTTCTTTTCTCTTTCTGAAGTTTTGACAATCAAGAAGAATCCTGACAGTCTCATCTTCTTTTACTCCTCTGTTTACAACTACACCTGTTAAAAACTGAAGAGCATCAAGCACCTCACCATCTTTGCCAATAAGCTTAAATGTATTTTTTCCAAAAATATTTACTTTTATAAACTCGCCATCCCTTACCATATCCATCCTGTCAATTTTAACATCCATGTTAGCAAGCACACTTTTCAAAAACTCCTCAATCTTCTCTTCAGGTGTTTGCTTTGCAATCACCTTTACCTTTGCAGGACGCGCGCCAATTATCCCTAAAATTCCTTTTGCCCCCTCGTCAATCACCACAATTTCAGCCTTATCGCGCGATATCCCCAGCTCCTTTAAAGCAAGGTCAACTGCTTCATCAACACTCTTTGCAGTTTTCTCTACCCATTTCATAAAAATTTCTCCTCCGCACAAGAAATTTTTTACTTTTTCTTTTTCTTACTTGTTCTGTGCTGGCCAGAAATTTGTTGTTTCAATTTTTCAAGCTCTTTTTTCCTTATTCTTTCCTGTTCATCTTCCTGAGAATTCTCGTGTTTGCCTTTAGCCGTTTCAGACTCATCTTCATTTTCAATTCTTTCTTCTTTTACTTCAACCTCCTGCATCTTTTGTGCCTGTTTTTCGAGCTGTTTTTTCCTCTCTTCTTC
The sequence above is drawn from the Caldicellulosiruptor bescii DSM 6725 genome and encodes:
- the mnmG gene encoding tRNA uridine-5-carboxymethylaminomethyl(34) synthesis enzyme MnmG, whose translation is MEFIAGEYDVAVVGAGHAGIEAALASARLGLKTIIFAINLDSVGNMPCNPSIGGTGKGHLVREIDALGGEMGKAADATAIQVRILNRAKGPAVYSLRAQCDRSRYRLYMKRVLENQENLDIRQAEVCEVLVEDGRVKGVKITTGAVFLAKAVVLATGTFLGGRVIVGETVFDSGPDGMHPARYLTENLKKLGIEMMRFKTGTPARVHRRSLDFSKMQIQPGDEKPLPFSFENEDNFNIEQVPCYLTYTTEETHRIIRENLHRAPLFTGLISGVGPRYCPSIEDKIVRFADKPRHQVFIEPTGIDTDEMYVQGMSTSLPEDVQVKMYRSVIGLENVKIMRPAYAIEYDCINPLQLEPTLQFKKIKGLFSAGQINGTSGYEEAAAQGIIAGINAAMYVKGKEMLILDRSQAYIGVLIDDLVTKGTNEPYRIMTSRAEYRLILRQDNADLRLTEIGYKIGLISQQRYEKFLQKKKMIEDEINRVKNTIIAPSEKVNKLLLQKGSSPISTGVRLSDLLKRPELSYEDLKEIDINRPDLPWYVQDEVEIEIKYEGYIKKQLERIEQFKKLENKKIPEWVDYNKIAGLSTEAKQKLSQIKPASIGQASRISGVSPADISVLLIWLETAKNVKKD
- the mnmE gene encoding tRNA uridine-5-carboxymethylaminomethyl(34) synthesis GTPase MnmE codes for the protein MEFDTIVAISTPIGTGGIGIVRISGKNAFDIAQKLIRSRKYKTVKDIPTRYAALVDVYDGDEFVDEAILIKFKSPNSYTGEDVVEIQSHGGMVVLKRILEAAIKSGARHAMPGEFTKRAFLNGRIDLSQAEAVIDIINSKTRLLQQNAAKQLKGMLSQRIEEISQLLLNMVASIEASIDFSEHEVDEVSKDEILFTIDAALAKIEKLIKSYETGKAIKSGIYTVIVGRPNVGKSSLLNRLLKEEKAIVTDIPGTTRDVIEEVLDIEGVPIILADTAGVRKTEDIVEKIGVKKTLESIERADLVLFMVESSGILQEDLEIFEAIKNKRFIVIVNKIDKEVKVSQDDIKRIFGKEGIFISVERDKNLELVEKAIANEVLNQNIETHDSVLITNLRHKELLLKAKEFLVSAKENMYAVPLDILSIDIKNALDSLYQITGKNVTEDMVDRIFSMFCIGK
- the jag gene encoding RNA-binding cell elongation regulator Jag/EloR; the encoded protein is MKWVEKTAKSVDEAVDLALKELGISRDKAEIVVIDEGAKGILGIIGARPAKVKVIAKQTPEEKIEEFLKSVLANMDVKIDRMDMVRDGEFIKVNIFGKNTFKLIGKDGEVLDALQFLTGVVVNRGVKEDETVRILLDCQNFRKRKEERLRRLALSLADKVAKSKKSIKLRPMTPYERRIIHTTLQNHRFVTTYSEGEEPYRKVVITLK